Part of the Brassica oleracea var. oleracea cultivar TO1000 chromosome C8, BOL, whole genome shotgun sequence genome is shown below.
TTGAAAAAGAGAGAATTTAGTTGTCTTGTGACTTTGTTAAGGGCGAATATGAACATTTTCAATCACAAGGATGGCATACTCAGTCTCTTCAGATTTCTTCCCACATAAACTCTTTAGAGAAGTCTTATCTCCATTTTCTATGGCGGCTTCAAATTCAGAAGTTCGACTCACCAAACTCTGTTCAGTTACCAGGCTGTGCAAAAAAACCTGAGCATGACATTTAGTCAAAAAAAAAAGTGACGAAGAAAAGGGTATAGCAGAAGATAGCATCACTACAAAATACCTACCTCAGACGGAATGCTTGAGGACCCCTTCGGAGGCGCCTTTGCGTGAAACGATACAAGTTTTCCCCCAAATCCAAAAGATGAACCAACCGGGCGCTTATACCATTTTGGTGCTCTTAAAGGAGCTGCATGAAGATGATTATAAGAAGTGATGTAAGTTCTGGTGCTATTCTATCCTCCCAACATATAAATGCTAAAAATAATTGACATTACCAGTACTGAAATTATTCTCTTCAGCACCATAGCGACTGCAACCCTGCAACATAGCGTTGAACATATTTTCAAATTATCAAAGGGAGATCAATACTCCAACATGTTTTGCTAGTAAGGTAATTCTCAAACCTAAAGTGCATAAGACTGAACACTTAACATTTAATCACCAGTAAAGACACAAAAAATCTACAATAATACTGGGAAAGAAAAACAGTCAATAAGGCTGAATTCACAGGTTCGTTTTCTAATACGCGTCGTAAGTCAATTTTCATCTACAACAGAACAATGTACAAATATTGAAGGGCAAACTACCAAGATACCTCGATATTATAGATGCCAATTTTCCCGTCAAATGAAGATGCAGATATAACTCCAGGTATCTTTGGGTACCAATGAACATCAAAATTCCAATTGTTGCCAGCAGGTAACTCAGCCACAATCTGATAATAGTTGGAACAAGTTCACTCAAAATGACGTTTAGCTACCAAATATGCATCTTTCATCAGTTCCTGATCCATACCTCTGCTGTATTAGTGTCCCAGCAAATAGTTCGGTTGTCCTTAGCACAGGTAAGAAGATATGAGCTGTCACTCGGACACCACTCCATTGCAATCACACCTGTAAGATAAGAAGCGTCACCACTAGGGAGAATGAAGACAACAGGACTATGAGACGACAAAAAGACTGTTAAACAGCGTGTTCATAGCAAATGGTTTGGAAAAATACCTTTTTGGTGTCCAGTAAACTCGCGCACAGGTGACATTGTGTTCCTCATGTCCCAGAGCTGATTATGTATTACCTTACGTTACTAAAACGAACCAAAACGTGAAGAAACTATATGAAGCAAGGGCATTATATGATTCCCATTACCTTGAGAGTAGGTGAGCTGTCGTCATCTGATGCAACCATAATCTGAGTAGCAATGTCAGGGTTCCATTGTAAAACCGAGCACCGGCGACGAACTGAATCTGCAAAGCTGTTGATTGATAATGTCAAGATCAAGGTTTCTGTATAGAGCGGCTCACTAATATCACTTTTGAGAAACTGTATACTTACTTAATAATAGGCTTCTGCTTCCTCAAGTCCCATATCGCTGCGCGAAACAAACACACAGAAAGAAAAAAAAGTCAACGAAGAGCAGAAGCAGAACAAGAGTATGAAGTGGTAATCAACCCGTAAAAATCTCACCAGTAGTCCCATTGTAGGAGGTAGATGCTAATATCTGTTGGACTTTTCTATTCCACGATATAAATGAGATTTCGCCTTGCGTGGCGGAACCACTACCCTGCATAAAGTTTTTAAGATGCTCTAGGATTCCACTCAAACAAATTAAAAGGTTCACATGAGTTGTAAGAGAGCTGGTGGTTTGTTTTTTTACCTTTAGAAGTGGAAAATGAGAAGGCTCCGAAGGCTTAGCTAAATCCCAAATGCAAATTTCGCCATCATCAGCCGCAGAGGCGAGTAGATTTGGGGCGATTGCATTAAACTCAAGACCACGAACCTGAATTAACAGAGACAGGTGGCACGCACACATCAAATGAGGAGTGTTAAAACCGCAAGATGATTCTGTAAAAAAAAAAAGAAAAAGAAAATAACAAACTCACGGGTCCTTTGTGAACCGATAGATGTCCAACGAGTGCGGACTGGGAGCTGCAACAATGTTCCGGTTAGACTAATCCGACGTGGCGATCAATTCAATTTGAACAAGGGCTCATAAGAAAATATTAATGATCGAAAAAGCACCCACCCGATTAAAGAGAGAGGATTCCACAGATCTATATTTCCATCGACAAGCCCGCCGGCGATAAGGCCCAACGAGAATTGCTCGGATCCAGATCCATTTTTGCCCCACGCGAGTCTGTGGAACCGCTCCGAGCTGGGGATTTCCCCGACCAGCGTCAAGTCGCGATCGTCGGACTGGAAATCGAGCTTGAAGATCTCGAGATTGGCGGAAGAGCTGAAGGACAGGTCCACGGCTCCGGCCATGGTTCCGGCGGCCATGTAAGGAGCATCGGGAGCAAGCGCCACGGAGGCGGATCTGCCCACCCCCTTGATGCAAGCCATGATAGAATAATTGGGATCGGGGAGGAAGAAGATTGATGGGATTAGTGTGTGAAGCTGTGACGTTGTGATTTGGGGTCTGATGGAAAAGGAGTTACCATTAGAGCATGATGAATGGCGATGACGAACAAAATATATATATATCTAAGCTACTTTAAATCAAGGGAGATTAGACCATGATTAACCGGGTTTTTAGGATAGTTTCCGTTAAGAACCGTTTCTTAGCTTTTAACTAAAAAAAAATTAAAAACCGGTTCTTAAATAAGAAGTATAAAAGTCGGTTTTTAGCAGAAAAGTGCTTGGCTTAATCATGCTCTTAGAATCTATAACCATAAAAAAAATTATAATTCAACATATAACTTATATGGTTAAAATATGCAATACATTTTTATGTAATATTATAATATCTATTTTAAAATAATTTCAACCTTTGATTCATTTTTTATTTTTATTCTTTTGTAGTATATCTATTCCTAAACAATCTCAATCTTTATTCATTTTTATTTTTCATTTTTTCTCTTTTCTTCTTTTCTTTTCTCATTTTATTTGATCTATATTTTTTTTTTTATCTTTCAAACACATTGCCGGATAAAACCAAAAGCTTGCGATAACTCTAGGCCAAGTTCTTACCGCAGCTGATCAGATATGTCGACTGGACTCGCAAATATCCTGGCCAGCAGACAGTTGACATGCCCTAATTCAAATCAGGACAAGAAACACAGGCCACTAGGATTTACTCCGACATGCCCTTATTGAAATTACAAAACGGTAATCCGACCACGCGACAACGAACTGGCCAACTAGTTAGTGTTTTTTTTTAGTTTAAACCAAACTAACTTCGAACTGATCTTAGGGATGATAATTCTTAGGCCAAAAGCTATCCAGGATCATTTACACATGCTTATCGGCAATGGTTTTATGAAGATGCCCTTAATGTCGTAATTATTAGACAAATTCAACAAATCTGCTTATCTGCAAAGATCTTATGAAGATATCAAGTACTTAACGTCAACATTTTAAGACAGAAAAAGAGAGTTTTAATAACACAGCAGGTCTTATTCCGCAAGTGAAATCACAGTCTTAGACTCTTGGATAGCTTTGTAATAGATAAGAAGATTGTCTGTTCTTTACTAAGATGAAGGCAGAATGCCCCACTGATGCAGAAACCCTTTTCCGGTGGTTACTTCTAGAACCAAGAGTGCGAGCACTGCCAACATTGCTGCTCTTCCGTTCCATGTTTCTGCACTTCGGGTCCATCCCCATTCCCACATCGTCACTGGAGCTGGCAATTCCCTCCTCTGTGAATCATACGTCGCCAATAGTTCTTCAACACTCCCCAGCGGTACTAACGACTGCACAAGATAAACCACACCATACACTTCAATGGGTCGGCTATACATATTAAAGCATAAAATTTTCCGTCAGTGTACCCCCAACTTTATGTAGACTATCTGTTTTTTTAGGTGGAAATATTTTCACTCTGCCTTGACGCATACATTTAAAACATTAAGTTCGCATTTCCAGAACATCCACTTACTTATGTAAAACACTATTTGATAATGGTAAATGAAAACACAAAAGTTTTGCATGGAGTTGCAATTTATGTTTTCGATTACAGAAAAAATGTTTATAGAACATTAAAACTTTGTTGTTTCATCCCAAACATCATACGGTAATATAACGTCGTCATGGTAAAATAACAATCAACCCCATTTTAAGCCTACCGATGCTCAACTAATGTTATATATGGCTGAGAAAATACTTCCCGCTAAGGAGTTTGGGGACCCATGAACCAAACGAAGTGTAGATAACAGCTTCTTTTGTTGAGCTAGAGTACATAAAAGACTAATAAGAGTGTTACCTGTCGAGCTTCAAGGTTTGAGACTGCCATAGCTCCAACATATGGAAGACTTTCCACAACAGCATCTGCTAAGTCAGATATAAACAGAGGCTCTGTTCCTAGCGCAGGCACTCGGCCCCAATTTTTGATACCAGATTTCAAAGCCAACTCTTTATACTCAACATCTATCTCTTCCAGAGTTTCAATGTGCTCGCTCACAAAGCTGTTATATTTAAGAACAAACTGAAGTTTCAATTAACCAAAAGAAACGAATAATAAAAAGTGACAGGATTTGCACAAGAAATACCCCTTTTTACCTTATGGGTACAGCCAGAAGATTTTCAACACCTTTTTTACCAAGTTCAGTGATGGCTTCCTCCGTGTATGGTTTCAGCCATTCCACAGGTCCAACTCTGCTCTGTTGGAAATGTTATGCAAAATAATAAGACAACATAACGGGTGAAATTTGAACAAACAGCTATAGTTTCAAAACGCAGCCAATAATTCCCATAGAACAAAAACCAGTGACAGTATTAATGAGAAAGTTTTACAAGATAGCTTACCAAAAAATATTTGTATTATTCCCCAGATCACATAGATAGTTTAACATTGATAAAATAATCAATAAATGAAAAAAGACCTGATAAGCGAGCGTGTAAGCGTTGGTTATACTTCTCTTGTCTAATTCTTCCATTATCAGATCGACGCATTCTTCCATCTCTGCCTTGTACGGATCACCAGCTTCTTCAACATATGCAAGAGGCACGCCATGTGCACTGAAAAATATTACAACCTGTAACATATATTTTTGGTTTGAAGGTCGTCTTAGGATAGTTGAATAAATTGGCAGCAACCAGAGAGCTACACAAGATTTAAAAATTCTTTCTTCCACTAGAGAAAAAATTTAACACAAGGGGAACAGACACAGATCTAAGAAAAGAGATAAACACAAGAAGAATTCAGGAAAAAATGTTTGCAACGGATTGTGAAAATAGCATAGCGAAGCGAACTGAAAAAAAATAATATAATGACTAGAAGTGGAGAGATTTTCGACCTGACTAGGGAAATCAAATTTTCCCAGCTCGTTTTGGATTAAGTTTGCCATTGCCTTTATATATCCCTCCCGCTGATACCATGATGGTATAACAGTATGCTGCATGTTCACAAGATACTCGTCCTCTCTGTATATAGTGAGTAAATAAAAAAAAGGTTAAAATAATCAGTAAGATATGGTCATGGCATGCTAAACCACGTACAAGATGTGTAGTCTCACCGGAATATTCTCTCCAAGAGTCTTAGGCTTGAGCCACTAGTCGATATCGAAAATTGGGGATAGAGTGGTAGGACAACAAGTTTTGTAATTCCATCTGTTTTTATCTGCAAGAAGAGAAAAAATAATAATGAGTAAGAATCACAAGGTAAGAGATTGTTTAAGGAATAGACAAATACACCCAGGGAGGAGTAGCAATGGCTTTTATTAGTTCCTTTTGCGTTTACATATCAAACTATTGTGTTCATATTCAAAAGAGAAGAACACCATTGTTTTCAACATAGTCCAAATAATGTTTGATAAAAAAGGAAAAATGCAAAGGCAAAGAAAACAAATTGGGTTTGAAAGGATCAAGATACATAGGACCATATTGAAGATACCTGTTCAATGGCTTCCTCAGTGAATGGATGCCAATAACGCATGCCAACATATACCTTTGCTGGGACGTTTTTTTCCGAAAGGCATTTACTTAATTCTTCAGCCTGATGAACAAAAGGAGCAAGCTAAATACGTAACAGAACCAAGAATCATAAAAGAATTTATATATGCGCAGGGATCAATTATACATTTTGCAGAATCTCAATAACGTTCTTCTACTCTTAAAATTTAGATCTCCCACACAAGGCAAGAGAGTTACAAATGTAAAGAAAAATCAAAACCTTGGTAAGGCCAAAATTCGTTGGATAGAAACATCAATTGACTGCAGTCAACAGAGAGAAACTTCACCTGTGCATCAGTGATGTGGCGAAGAGGAGAACCACCACCAATTGACGCGTAACCTTCCTTGCTTTTAGGTGCCCTTGCAACGGATATGAACTGTGCCAACGGCTTCTGAAGAAACTGGAACAAGGGCGGCAATCTTATAATGTCCTGCCGATTAAAACCCAGGGATCAGCTATTGAGCATTACTCAAAAACAATACAATACAGACCAGAGCTGAGTAAAAACTAAAAAGATAATACCGGGTCTGCAAAGAGGTTAAACAAGAAGGGTTGCACATCGTCCAGAGTCTCGGGGCCTCCAAGGTTCAATAACAGCACTCCTATTTTCTCATCACCACTGACTACCGCTGAGGATGATGAAATGCTTTTTGAGGTCACCACCGCTCTCAAAGGCAACGAATGTTTCCCAAGCAGCCGGAGTGGCGAAGTAGCAAACACCTCACTAGGTGATCTTGAGTACTGCAGCACAGATCTCTGTGAATCGTGACTCGTTTGTGGCAACAGTCTGCAAACATCAAGATTAGCCTATTCATCTAACGGTTTTAACAAGAAGAATTTGATTCCTAGTTGAAGGGAGGGGGGAACTTACGGACGAGGACGAAACGTTGAGTAGGAACGGGAAGACGAAGCAGATGCACTCATGGCTGGGCAGTTCATTGCGATTGAACTTGAAGAAAGGATTTGAAAGTAGAAAAGCAAACTAATGGATTCTCATGGATTGTTTCGTTCTCCTCCACTCTGGGAGAAAGGAAGACAGCGTTCTCTTGTTTTCCAGATTTTTTTGCCTTCAGTGATACAGTTCTGATAAAATGAATGGCTTGAGGACGGATGACCACACGCGTCGACGACACAAGGCTGATAAGTTTTTCTCGACCAGATTGGTTTCAAGGAATAATTTGATAGATATCTTTTGAAATAAATTTTTTGAGAAATATCTTATTTATTATTTTATTTTTTTGTGTGCACGTATCTTGTTTATGATTTAAAAATTTTAAATATACTTTTCATTTTTTTCTTAAAATCTACATTTTGTTATATATGTATTTGATCTCTTTTTTTTTCAACAAAGTATTTGATCTCTATACACACCAAATTTCCTCTATTTAAGTTAATAACGGACGTTTGACAAAAAAAAAATTAATAAAGGATGTTAAGTGCAATTTTCTAAATCACATCCTAATTTAAAAGTTAAAACTCTAAACTAGGTAGTAATCCGCGCTATGCGCGGAGTTAAATAATTTATTAAATTATTTATTGAATGTTGTATTAAGAGATTTGTTGTATATATAGTTTTTTTGAGATGAACATTTATATATTCGTTTGGATTCAGTTAATCTATTCCGGATTTTTAGGGTTAGAAATTTAAATTGTATTCGGATATTTACAAATTTTGGTTTGGATTTGATTCGAATCATTGCGGGGTCGGTTCGGATTTGAGTTCGGATACCCATTTTAATTATGTATTTTTTAACAAAAATCCAATATACTTAATATTAGAAAAAAATAATATAAAACATAAAAAAATTAAATTAATGTAAGACTAAATAATTAAATTTACATAAAATTAGTTCAATTTAAATATTTGGATGGTGAACAAATAAATATGTATATGTTTTCTTTTGCTACATTCAAAACCCAAAAGAAAAAAAAAACAAATCGATGAAGAAGATGAAACTGTGGAAAAAGGAAGCAAATAAAAAAATTAGTTGATTGAAAGTTATATTAAGAATAAAAACAGTTTAAATTGTCCTACGATATAGGAGTTGTAGATGATATGTTCGCTTTTGACGTGGTGATTTTAGAAAATCTAGGGATTTGAAATTTTACAGTTTCAAAAAATTAAAGATGTAAAAGGTTTTACGGTTAGAGAGTTTTTGTTTTTTTTTTTTCTTTACATTTCAAATCACATGCCATTTGTCAATTTTTGATTCGTTATGCGACTTGCGATTTAGTATATAAAAGATAGAAATAAATAATAGGATATAATCTAAATATTTTACTTGATCCAATCTTTAATATATAGAATCTTTTCAAACTTACTATTTTCTGAATTAGATAGATGTCTATACTATTATTTGAAAATTGAATTTGCTTAATTGTCATGTTATCCATGATTTTAGGTATTTTGATTATCTGTCATGTTTTTATGATTTTGATTAATGAGTCATCAATTTAAATTTTTACAAATATTTGAGCTTTATAAAATAAATAGAAATAAATAGAAGGATATAATTCTTAATAATTTACTTGATTCAATCTTTAATAAATAGAATCTTTTCAAAATTACTATTTTATGAATTTGACTTATATATAGTAGATATATATCATAACTCATATATTGTATTCTTTTTTAATTTATACTTTTTATATAATTATAAGATGAACTAGGTTTTTCACGCTCACATCCGGACTTATAACTATAAATATTTATTAGCATATGCATTAGAAATTTTAAAACCATCATGATAATTATTTTGTTATGTTTTTAAATCATTTTTGTTTTTTACAATATTTTATTTTTCTCTTCCGTTTTTATTTATTAAACACTGTGTATCGGATATGCAATAAAGTAAAGTGAAAAGGTAAATCGTCATCCTTTTAACATCTGTTATCTCTGTAAATTATATCTTTATACACGAAACATGAAACTCTAAAAACAATTACGAAAAACAAAACTAAAATAAAAGCATAGTCAATAAAAATAAACAAAATATTAAGAGTTTATGATAACTTACAAGAAATATTTAAAATAAAAGAATTGAGAAAATGATACTATATTTTTTTATTTTACTCTATAAATATGTACATATACTTATCTTACTATTTATATATTTTATTTCTATGATATATATCTAACAAAACATTATAGTCATTGGTAATTAAGTGTATCTCTTTGTACATAAGTCACTTTTTCTTTTGACAACTTTTTATAGTTAATTAATACATTTATGCAAGATCAATTATAATGAATAAACATAATTATTTATTAAAGGTAGTAATGTATTAAGATAATTACTATAATG
Proteins encoded:
- the LOC106312365 gene encoding ferrochelatase-2, chloroplastic, giving the protein MNCPAMSASASSSRSYSTFRPRPLLPQTSHDSQRSVLQYSRSPSEVFATSPLRLLGKHSLPLRAVVTSKSISSSSAVVSGDEKIGVLLLNLGGPETLDDVQPFLFNLFADPDIIRLPPLFQFLQKPLAQFISVARAPKSKEGYASIGGGSPLRHITDAQAEELSKCLSEKNVPAKVYVGMRYWHPFTEEAIEQIKTDGITKLVVLPLYPQFSISTSGSSLRLLERIFREDEYLVNMQHTVIPSWYQREGYIKAMANLIQNELGKFDFPSQVVIFFSAHGVPLAYVEEAGDPYKAEMEECVDLIMEELDKRSITNAYTLAYQSRVGPVEWLKPYTEEAITELGKKGVENLLAVPISFVSEHIETLEEIDVEYKELALKSGIKNWGRVPALGTEPLFISDLADAVVESLPYVGAMAVSNLEARQSLVPLGSVEELLATYDSQRRELPAPVTMWEWGWTRSAETWNGRAAMLAVLALLVLEVTTGKGFLHQWGILPSS